In one Crocinitomicaceae bacterium genomic region, the following are encoded:
- the galE gene encoding UDP-glucose 4-epimerase GalE, with the protein MKKKIAVTGGAGYIGSHTVVELVEAGFEPLIIDDFRNSEAWIIERLCELTGVNLIGYAIDCTDEKELISVFRKHPDISGVIHFAAYKAVGESVEFPIKYYQNNIGSLCAVLQAMQTCGIHDLVFSSSCTVYGHPHKPEVKEETAIQSAASPYGDTKIISERIIQHAVKANKNLRAGLLRYFNPIGAHPSAKIGELPLGVPNNLVPYISQTAAGIREQLVVNGNDYSTKDGTNIRDYIHVVDLAKAHVKTIQWLSEQAGSTCEAFNLGTGQGTSVLEIIHTFEKVNHLNLNYRIGPRRTGDVEQIFANPEKAYRMLKWKCEFTVADALLHAWEWQKTLKK; encoded by the coding sequence ATGAAGAAAAAAATTGCAGTTACCGGTGGTGCCGGATATATAGGATCTCATACCGTTGTTGAACTTGTTGAAGCAGGGTTTGAGCCCTTGATCATTGATGACTTCCGGAATTCTGAAGCTTGGATTATTGAGCGCCTTTGTGAACTTACCGGTGTGAATTTGATTGGTTATGCCATTGATTGTACAGATGAAAAAGAATTGATTAGTGTTTTTAGAAAACATCCTGACATTAGCGGAGTCATTCATTTTGCCGCATATAAAGCAGTTGGAGAATCAGTAGAATTTCCGATTAAATATTATCAAAACAATATTGGATCACTTTGTGCCGTGCTACAGGCTATGCAAACTTGCGGAATTCATGATTTAGTTTTTTCATCATCATGCACCGTGTATGGCCATCCTCATAAACCAGAGGTAAAAGAAGAGACAGCCATTCAGTCAGCCGCATCACCCTACGGCGACACAAAAATTATTTCAGAACGGATTATTCAACACGCTGTAAAAGCCAATAAAAATTTACGCGCCGGGCTGCTTAGATATTTTAATCCTATTGGCGCACACCCTAGCGCTAAAATTGGTGAACTGCCTTTAGGAGTGCCAAATAATTTGGTGCCTTATATTTCCCAAACGGCAGCAGGAATCAGAGAACAACTTGTTGTGAACGGCAATGATTACAGCACAAAAGACGGCACCAATATCAGAGATTATATTCATGTGGTTGATTTGGCAAAAGCACACGTGAAAACAATTCAGTGGCTTTCAGAACAAGCGGGCAGCACGTGTGAGGCTTTTAATTTGGGAACAGGTCAGGGAACTTCTGTCTTAGAAATTATCCATACTTTTGAAAAAGTAAATCATCTTAATTTGAATTACCGCATTGGCCCAAGACGCACCGGAGATGTTGAACAAATTTTCGCAAATCCTGAAAAAGCATATCGCATGTTGAAATGGAAATGTGAATTCACCGTTGCTGATGCTCTTTTGCATGCGTGGGAATGGCAAAAAACATTGAAAAAGTGA
- a CDS encoding outer membrane beta-barrel protein — protein MKQVFLISGLFCSLSLFSQENPYDHAFVKRRPGIMRLYTGLSAPDETTPDKFDRFNTDIFFNSWLGEQGGTSTYFYSVGHNMNLMFDIPFQKKSVFGIGVGFGYSHFSIRHNGEFQFMTNSLDEDYSLLQIYTGPKRWSNRTSFTFVEVPFEFRIRAARERGKFKFYPGFKVGFMVVDYHKWRIGSDEYKEFNFPDLNRLHYGPTLRIGFDNYMLFGYYDLTSLFTHDSSNKLQLFSLGISIGWF, from the coding sequence GTGAAGCAAGTTTTTCTCATATCCGGATTATTTTGTTCCCTGAGTCTCTTCTCGCAGGAAAATCCTTATGACCATGCCTTTGTAAAACGTCGTCCGGGCATTATGAGACTTTACACCGGCTTGTCAGCGCCGGATGAAACCACCCCTGATAAATTTGATAGATTTAATACAGATATTTTCTTCAATAGCTGGCTGGGTGAGCAGGGCGGTACATCAACTTATTTTTATTCTGTTGGCCACAACATGAATTTAATGTTTGATATTCCTTTTCAAAAAAAATCAGTTTTTGGAATTGGGGTTGGATTTGGCTATTCCCATTTTTCTATTCGGCATAACGGCGAATTTCAATTCATGACAAATAGTTTGGATGAAGATTATAGTTTATTGCAAATTTATACCGGACCCAAACGTTGGAGCAACAGAACCTCATTCACTTTTGTTGAAGTACCTTTTGAATTCAGAATTCGCGCAGCACGTGAACGCGGTAAGTTCAAGTTTTATCCAGGATTTAAAGTTGGTTTTATGGTAGTTGATTATCATAAGTGGCGGATTGGAAGTGATGAGTATAAAGAATTTAATTTTCCTGACTTGAACAGATTACATTACGGACCCACTTTGCGCATTGGGTTTGATAATTACATGCTATTCGGTTATTATGATTTAACCTCTCTTTTCACTCACGACAGCAGTAATAAATTGCAACTTTTTTCATTAGGCATCAGCATTGGTTGGTTTTAG
- a CDS encoding fibronectin type III domain-containing protein, whose protein sequence is MQITNQTFINYGITEPQLQIGMSYAWRVRAQDMDGHDFFRNNGYSSVCTFTYGNIASSVADGITLTLNSNGIGTRVGYAWWNVSSTFTHYKLELRKTGNPNYVWFPYESTTGELKIYQLEPATQYECRVKGCIDDDFESEWSNVSVFTTQPVPDYACGSTTTPPLDATITPLTNAIAGMTFTIGQFEMLVTDIQPLDPVLQPGHYSGTGKIQVGFALINLRVKFDDILVDEYLMVRSGKVEAITQGMDQWIYENVIPQPDYFVDGTITDFSWNDSTSITVWVDGVAQSFNFQNGEPIIIQDDEGMIYTFNADGTYSVVSTLVYSSDYLAATKDYRIDFEVYDEQEFGFDKKEYAAWISNYEVIRLLDSTNYFVAYKSLAPDQSDYVIASIKSENQLSGLSFVALENGSERQLTAEEINDTTYKILLDGMSSSCYVYAKDNELRIGKLWVKVLEEISFDVVLVPVNGATLSQIENIENQLNEIYAQANVTFNVTIAENYNSTTWDLNADGKLQNGDISLVSHYSDEMRLLREQYFESDSADHQNKYYLFIIPEFYEAELEGYMVRGKALGFLKTGENAITAAHELAHGIFSLEHTFPQIAQGTTPNLLDYSGGTHLTQKQWQHIHSPLPAFSFLDDEEGGEHGSSFSFIADLFSEEPIQSSGTVSFNCSQAFYSKFNHYIELPTSVMSYITDYYFSDGKLKGFRIIGHPIHEDGYYTLRSGVFPQNQIKTNGTIQILERTGSTSFVKNIDLTPYSRFVNDPTNEAGFISYAAISPDGSIDTLFRNIPSTYKINATGRECQSGDIVVYDILNNEAQCHTLTETECQTGTDWALTSVSPDDEVKLLEIDYTAEYYYASTNYSWLNAQLRPVITSAYTDLIVAESIRSFKLEGIIYCGITINRRGDDIVVGYVNRDEFIAREQSQNESLKIRDIEDIIFSDFEFSNIGDLVHYRYYVEYGDCVGYSEYEFVYDGRDHYVEQSTPVAGYYFADTDAEIVANNSCSLELFGDLMCDALNMGAEGIGQMVDYLFSVALIPPEYWDPTEQEYNDLAFSIYAAVSTGTDFFSLNIEAKQKSFAFMCGVWNGFVNEIGGIGLAMAMLAEMVCNANTRTIVWEGVKKVLAIIAPLVTFGIANPNPLLDYLNSVLESWMSMNEFQRQEFLGRQIAAIISAIFPVSKAKWVSAFNKGAKAFEKLSSECLTFFIKVKNHLHEGFEILGDDIRKLVYNSNQHGALTLASVSDDGILIIEDANRWFDSFESSEVVDDLGQVEYKIGENGLSETDELVVVKKQDGTAGIGRRDNLLPSEVINATQQELEQLYESISNSPPAYYLPGTIEHKSERWAQYKLYRGEDAINYQAWSNIYNANINKANIARQIEVDYINSIGWGNHQYTINAGSQIRRLDIADPALLKAVEIKSYESGRVYATQAIRNEIIADSYLVNVDGWEIEWVFKGCDLSQPLRQLLEAANINITIIP, encoded by the coding sequence ATGCAAATTACCAATCAGACTTTTATCAATTATGGTATCACAGAACCGCAGTTGCAAATTGGTATGTCGTACGCTTGGCGAGTGCGCGCGCAGGATATGGATGGACATGATTTTTTTAGAAACAATGGTTATTCATCTGTCTGCACATTTACCTACGGGAATATTGCATCATCTGTAGCCGATGGTATCACACTCACATTAAACTCAAACGGCATTGGAACCCGCGTGGGGTATGCGTGGTGGAATGTCTCATCAACTTTTACACACTATAAATTAGAGCTGCGCAAAACCGGAAATCCAAATTACGTGTGGTTTCCGTATGAATCAACAACGGGTGAATTAAAAATTTATCAGCTTGAACCAGCTACACAATATGAGTGCAGAGTGAAAGGTTGCATTGATGATGATTTTGAAAGTGAGTGGAGCAATGTTTCAGTTTTCACTACACAACCTGTACCTGATTATGCTTGCGGAAGCACCACCACACCACCCCTTGATGCAACCATCACACCACTTACCAACGCCATAGCCGGCATGACTTTTACCATTGGTCAATTTGAAATGTTGGTCACCGATATTCAACCACTTGATCCTGTTTTACAACCCGGACATTATAGCGGAACGGGAAAAATTCAAGTTGGATTTGCGCTCATTAATCTGCGCGTAAAATTTGATGATATTCTGGTGGATGAATATCTGATGGTACGAAGCGGAAAAGTGGAAGCCATTACCCAAGGCATGGATCAGTGGATTTATGAAAACGTGATTCCGCAGCCCGATTATTTTGTTGATGGAACCATCACTGATTTTTCATGGAATGATTCTACTTCAATTACCGTTTGGGTTGATGGAGTTGCCCAGAGTTTTAATTTTCAAAACGGTGAACCCATCATTATTCAAGATGACGAAGGCATGATCTACACCTTTAATGCTGACGGCACTTATAGCGTGGTGAGTACTTTGGTTTACAGTTCAGATTATCTTGCCGCCACCAAAGATTATCGCATAGATTTTGAAGTGTACGATGAACAAGAATTTGGTTTTGATAAAAAAGAATACGCAGCATGGATCAGTAATTATGAAGTGATTCGCTTGCTTGATTCTACTAATTATTTTGTTGCCTATAAATCTCTGGCTCCTGATCAAAGTGATTATGTCATTGCAAGCATCAAAAGTGAAAATCAACTTAGCGGTTTAAGTTTTGTTGCACTTGAAAACGGATCAGAGAGACAACTCACCGCAGAAGAAATCAATGACACTACCTACAAAATTCTGCTTGATGGCATGAGCAGTTCATGCTACGTTTACGCAAAAGATAATGAACTGCGCATTGGAAAATTATGGGTGAAAGTATTGGAAGAAATTTCATTTGATGTGGTGCTTGTTCCGGTTAACGGAGCGACACTTTCACAGATAGAAAACATAGAAAATCAACTCAACGAAATTTACGCACAGGCAAACGTAACATTCAACGTAACCATAGCAGAAAATTACAACTCAACTACCTGGGATCTCAACGCTGACGGTAAACTTCAGAACGGTGATATCAGTTTGGTGTCACACTATTCAGATGAAATGCGCTTGCTGCGTGAGCAATATTTTGAGAGTGATTCAGCCGATCATCAAAACAAATATTACCTATTCATTATACCAGAATTTTACGAGGCCGAACTAGAAGGCTACATGGTGCGCGGCAAAGCACTTGGATTTTTAAAAACCGGAGAAAACGCCATCACCGCCGCCCATGAATTAGCTCACGGAATTTTTTCATTGGAACATACCTTCCCTCAAATTGCGCAAGGCACCACCCCCAACTTGCTTGACTACTCAGGGGGGACACACCTCACACAAAAACAGTGGCAACACATTCACTCACCGCTTCCGGCGTTTTCGTTTTTGGATGATGAGGAGGGGGGGGAGCATGGTTCAAGTTTCAGTTTTATTGCTGATTTATTTTCAGAAGAACCGATCCAGTCTTCAGGCACCGTCAGTTTTAACTGTAGTCAGGCATTTTACAGCAAGTTCAATCATTACATTGAGTTGCCAACAAGTGTTATGTCTTACATAACAGATTATTATTTCAGTGATGGTAAATTAAAAGGATTCCGCATAATTGGTCATCCCATCCATGAAGACGGATATTATACTTTAAGATCCGGTGTATTCCCACAAAACCAAATCAAAACCAATGGTACTATCCAAATTCTTGAAAGAACGGGTTCAACTTCATTTGTAAAAAATATCGATTTAACTCCTTATTCAAGGTTTGTAAATGACCCTACTAATGAAGCTGGATTCATTTCATACGCAGCAATCTCTCCAGATGGTAGTATAGACACGCTCTTTAGAAATATTCCCTCTACTTATAAAATAAATGCTACCGGCAGAGAATGTCAGTCTGGAGATATAGTTGTATACGACATTCTTAATAATGAGGCTCAATGTCATACGTTAACTGAAACGGAATGTCAGACAGGAACAGATTGGGCACTCACCAGTGTGTCACCAGATGACGAAGTAAAATTATTGGAAATTGATTACACTGCTGAATATTATTATGCATCAACTAATTATTCATGGTTAAATGCACAATTAAGACCGGTAATAACATCAGCATACACAGATTTAATTGTAGCAGAAAGTATCCGTTCTTTCAAGTTGGAAGGTATTATTTACTGTGGAATAACCATTAACAGAAGAGGAGATGATATTGTGGTGGGTTACGTCAACAGAGATGAATTTATTGCGCGGGAACAGAGTCAGAATGAATCGCTAAAAATCAGAGACATAGAAGATATAATATTTTCAGATTTTGAATTTTCCAATATTGGTGATCTTGTTCACTATCGTTATTACGTTGAATATGGTGATTGTGTCGGATACTCAGAATACGAATTTGTGTACGACGGACGTGATCACTATGTTGAGCAATCAACTCCGGTTGCAGGTTATTATTTCGCAGATACGGATGCTGAGATTGTTGCTAACAATTCCTGTTCTCTTGAGTTATTTGGAGATTTAATGTGCGATGCTCTCAATATGGGTGCAGAGGGAATTGGTCAAATGGTTGACTATCTATTTTCAGTAGCATTGATACCGCCTGAATATTGGGATCCAACTGAACAAGAATATAACGATCTAGCATTTAGTATTTATGCTGCTGTGTCAACCGGCACTGATTTTTTTTCACTGAACATTGAGGCAAAACAGAAATCATTTGCTTTCATGTGTGGAGTTTGGAATGGTTTTGTGAACGAAATTGGTGGTATTGGTCTTGCAATGGCCATGCTGGCTGAAATGGTTTGCAATGCCAATACCAGAACAATCGTGTGGGAGGGCGTTAAAAAAGTGTTAGCTATTATTGCGCCATTAGTCACATTTGGTATTGCAAATCCCAATCCATTACTTGATTATTTAAATTCTGTATTAGAATCCTGGATGTCCATGAACGAATTTCAGCGACAAGAATTTCTAGGAAGGCAAATTGCCGCAATAATCTCAGCAATTTTTCCCGTCTCAAAAGCCAAGTGGGTTAGTGCATTTAACAAAGGTGCAAAGGCATTTGAAAAATTATCTTCTGAATGTCTCACGTTTTTCATAAAAGTAAAAAATCATCTGCATGAAGGCTTTGAAATACTTGGAGATGATATAAGAAAATTAGTATATAATTCAAATCAACATGGAGCATTGACATTGGCATCAGTGAGTGATGACGGGATCTTGATCATTGAAGATGCCAACCGTTGGTTTGATAGTTTTGAATCAAGTGAGGTGGTTGATGATTTGGGGCAGGTTGAGTATAAAATTGGTGAAAATGGGTTGAGTGAAACGGATGAGTTGGTGGTGGTGAAGAAGCAGGATGGGACTGCGGGGATTGGGAGGAGGGATAATTTGTTACCAAGTGAAGTAATAAACGCCACCCAGCAAGAATTAGAACAATTGTATGAGTCAATTTCAAACTCACCGCCAGCATATTATCTACCAGGGACAATAGAACATAAATCCGAACGTTGGGCACAATACAAATTATATAGGGGTGAAGATGCTATAAATTACCAGGCATGGAGTAATATATATAATGCCAATATTAACAAAGCCAATATTGCTAGACAGATTGAAGTGGATTACATTAATTCAATAGGTTGGGGAAATCATCAGTACACAATTAATGCTGGAAGTCAAATTCGAAGACTGGATATTGCTGACCCTGCCTTATTAAAAGCAGTGGAAATTAAATCATACGAATCAGGTAGAGTATACGCAACACAGGCAATACGAAACGAAATAATAGCAGATTCGTATTTGGTTAATGTCGATGGTTGGGAAATTGAATGGGTATTCAAGGGATGTGACTTAAGTCAGCCCCTTAGACAGCTTTTAGAAGCCGCAAATATTAATATTACAATAATTCCATAA
- a CDS encoding LD-carboxypeptidase, with translation MKRRKFIQNITGLGIAGLVLPSFSSVNKLANNDVENSTKKKILPKALLKGDTIAITGPAGAIYEPETIDRITSRLAELGFKTVLGKTLYERFGYLAGTDQMRADELTEFYRDTNVKAILTMRGGWGCARILDLIDYTVITQNPKILIGFSDITSLVNAVYKKTGIITYHGPCGYSTWTDFSTIQVTKAIAVGSPYTMQNPDDYKKDLITLSPGKAQGELLGGNITVLVSMIGTAYEPDWKDKILFLEETNEEPYRIDRMFWQMKQAGIFDQAKGIVFGSFNKCFPEEPEKSFTLQEVLEQHFKGLAIPVYMGATFGHMSPKFTLPIGVNAEIDADHFTIRTLEQSVLP, from the coding sequence ATGAAACGAAGAAAATTTATACAAAACATCACCGGCCTAGGAATTGCAGGATTGGTCCTGCCTTCGTTTTCGTCTGTGAATAAATTGGCTAATAATGATGTTGAAAATTCAACCAAGAAAAAAATTCTTCCCAAGGCATTACTCAAAGGAGACACCATTGCCATAACCGGTCCGGCCGGTGCAATTTATGAACCTGAAACTATTGACAGAATAACCTCAAGGCTTGCTGAATTAGGTTTCAAAACTGTTCTGGGTAAAACCTTGTATGAACGCTTTGGATATCTTGCCGGCACTGATCAAATGCGCGCTGACGAGTTGACGGAGTTTTATCGTGACACCAATGTAAAAGCAATTTTAACTATGCGTGGTGGCTGGGGTTGTGCTCGCATTCTTGATTTAATTGATTACACCGTAATAACTCAAAACCCAAAAATATTAATTGGCTTTTCTGATATTACTTCACTAGTGAATGCAGTTTACAAAAAAACCGGAATCATCACATATCACGGCCCTTGTGGCTATTCTACATGGACTGATTTTTCAACCATACAGGTTACAAAAGCTATCGCGGTTGGTTCTCCGTATACCATGCAAAATCCGGATGATTACAAGAAAGACTTAATTACACTCAGCCCCGGTAAAGCTCAAGGTGAACTGCTTGGAGGTAATATCACTGTGCTGGTTTCCATGATTGGAACTGCATACGAACCTGATTGGAAAGACAAAATTCTTTTTCTTGAAGAAACCAATGAAGAACCATATCGGATTGATCGCATGTTCTGGCAAATGAAACAAGCAGGAATTTTTGATCAGGCAAAAGGAATTGTTTTTGGTTCTTTCAATAAATGTTTTCCAGAGGAACCTGAGAAATCTTTCACCTTACAAGAAGTGTTAGAACAACATTTCAAAGGACTTGCAATTCCAGTATACATGGGCGCTACCTTTGGTCACATGTCTCCTAAATTTACCTTGCCAATTGGTGTGAATGCTGAAATAGATGCAGATCATTTTACTATTAGAACATTAGAACAATCTGTTTTACCTTAG